A genomic segment from Cyanobium sp. NIES-981 encodes:
- a CDS encoding FAD-dependent oxidoreductase produces the protein MSTATDSCPAGSAAAAAPLDVLIVGGGVCGTALLFELARYTDLRRVALVERYDRLALVNSRATNNSQTIHCGDIETNYTLEKALRVKRTAEMIVRYAELLDPATRERCVFRTPKMVLGVGPAECAFLRERFARFSPHFPAMELLDKQAIAEWEPSVALVDGSPRPEDLVAIGIRRTYTAVDYEALAASFVDQARAAVEHTDREILLKLGTSVCRITPEGEGYRVSLMPTPGGQGAGLGSPEQACREVWARHVVVNAGAHSLLMAQAMGYGLEYSCLPVAGSFYFTPDLLRGKVYTVQNDKLPFAAIHGDPDVRAPGKTRFGPTALLLPQLERYRPASFWEFLKVLRLDWAVLAVFWQLLRIADIRNYILKNLLFEVPWLRRRLFLADVRKIVPGMKLQDLSFAEGYGGVRPQLIDKRQRRLMLGEASIEAEPGLVFNVTPSPGGTCCLGNAARDLERIVARLGCRFDRERLERELHGDAGDEPGSAGGSGPTAEQVGVAG, from the coding sequence GTGAGCACGGCCACCGACTCCTGCCCTGCCGGCTCAGCCGCGGCGGCGGCGCCCTTGGATGTGCTGATCGTGGGCGGTGGGGTGTGCGGTACCGCCCTCCTGTTCGAGCTGGCCCGTTACACCGACCTCAGACGGGTGGCCCTGGTGGAGCGCTACGACCGCCTGGCCCTGGTGAATTCGCGGGCCACCAACAACAGCCAGACCATCCACTGCGGTGACATCGAGACCAACTACACCCTGGAGAAGGCCCTGCGGGTGAAGCGCACGGCCGAGATGATCGTGCGCTACGCCGAGTTGCTCGACCCAGCCACCCGGGAGCGTTGCGTGTTCCGTACCCCGAAGATGGTGCTCGGCGTGGGGCCCGCCGAATGCGCCTTCCTGCGGGAGCGCTTCGCCCGCTTCTCCCCCCATTTCCCGGCCATGGAGCTGCTGGACAAGCAGGCCATCGCCGAGTGGGAGCCCAGCGTGGCCCTGGTGGACGGCAGCCCGCGGCCCGAGGATCTCGTGGCGATCGGCATCCGCCGCACCTACACCGCCGTGGATTACGAGGCCCTCGCCGCCTCGTTCGTGGATCAGGCCCGTGCCGCTGTGGAGCACACCGACAGGGAGATCCTGCTCAAGCTCGGCACCAGCGTGTGCCGCATCACCCCGGAGGGTGAGGGTTACCGGGTGAGCCTGATGCCCACGCCCGGCGGCCAGGGTGCCGGCCTGGGTTCCCCTGAGCAGGCCTGCCGGGAGGTGTGGGCACGCCACGTGGTGGTGAACGCAGGGGCCCACAGCCTGCTGATGGCCCAGGCGATGGGCTACGGCCTGGAGTACTCGTGCCTGCCTGTGGCCGGGAGCTTCTACTTCACGCCGGACCTGCTCCGGGGCAAGGTGTACACCGTGCAGAACGACAAGCTGCCGTTCGCGGCCATCCACGGCGACCCCGACGTGAGAGCGCCGGGCAAGACCCGCTTCGGGCCCACAGCCCTGCTGCTGCCGCAGCTGGAGCGCTACAGGCCGGCCTCGTTCTGGGAGTTTCTGAAGGTGCTCCGGCTCGACTGGGCGGTGCTGGCGGTGTTCTGGCAGCTGCTGCGCATCGCGGACATCCGCAACTACATCCTCAAGAACCTGCTGTTCGAGGTGCCCTGGCTGCGCAGGCGCCTGTTCCTGGCGGATGTCCGCAAGATCGTGCCCGGCATGAAGCTGCAGGATCTCAGCTTCGCCGAAGGGTATGGAGGGGTGCGCCCCCAGCTGATCGACAAGCGCCAGCGCCGGCTGATGCTCGGGGAAGCCAGCATTGAGGCCGAGCCGGGCCTGGTGTTCAATGTGACCCCCTCGCCCGGCGGCACCTGCTGTCTGGGGAACGCCGCCCGCGACCTCGAACGGATCGTGGCGCGGCTGGGCTGCCGCTTCGATCGCGAGCGCCTGGAGCGGGAGCTCCATGGCGACGCTGGGGACGAGCCTGGATCTGCCGGCGGTTCAGGCCCCACCGCGGAACAGGTGGGAGTGGCTGGCTGA
- the cobM gene encoding precorrin-4 C(11)-methyltransferase, whose product MSQQDPVVKIVGAGPGAPDLLTLRALRALEQAEVLVWTDSLVNPQVAALAPEPCERIRTSSLTLEEVMAVVLERAKAGQRVVRLHDGDPCLYGALNEQICRLADAGVAVEVVPGLSAYQAAASALQQELTIPGLVQTIVLGRAGGRTGVPERESLGRLAALQASLCLYLSARHVEEVQQELLQHYPAETPVAIGYRVSWPDQWIQVVPLTDMARLSRERGLIRTTLYVVSPALAGTTQARSRLYSASHSHLFRGGA is encoded by the coding sequence TTGAGCCAGCAGGATCCCGTGGTGAAGATCGTGGGGGCCGGCCCCGGCGCTCCCGATCTGCTCACCCTGCGGGCGCTGCGGGCCCTGGAGCAGGCCGAGGTGCTGGTGTGGACCGATTCCCTGGTGAATCCCCAGGTCGCGGCCCTCGCCCCGGAGCCCTGTGAACGCATCCGCACCAGCAGCCTCACCCTGGAGGAGGTGATGGCGGTGGTGCTCGAGCGGGCCAAGGCCGGCCAACGCGTGGTGCGCCTCCACGATGGCGATCCGTGCCTCTACGGGGCCCTCAACGAGCAGATCTGCCGTCTGGCCGACGCCGGCGTGGCGGTGGAGGTGGTGCCCGGGCTCAGCGCCTATCAGGCCGCAGCGTCCGCCCTGCAGCAGGAGCTCACGATCCCGGGACTGGTGCAGACGATCGTGCTCGGACGGGCCGGCGGACGCACCGGGGTTCCCGAGCGGGAGTCCCTGGGCCGACTGGCGGCCCTGCAGGCCTCCCTCTGCCTCTACCTCAGTGCCCGCCACGTGGAGGAGGTGCAGCAGGAGCTGCTGCAGCACTATCCGGCCGAGACACCGGTGGCGATCGGATACCGGGTGAGCTGGCCCGACCAGTGGATTCAGGTGGTTCCCCTCACGGACATGGCACGCCTCAGCCGCGAACGGGGCCTGATCCGCACCACGCTCTATGTGGTGAGCCCCGCCCTGGCGGGCACCACCCAGGCCCGCTCCAGGCTCTACTCAGCCAGCCACTCCCACCTGTTCCGCGGTGGGGCCTGA